One Bradyrhizobium sp. CCGB12 genomic window carries:
- a CDS encoding efflux RND transporter permease subunit: MISKFFIERPVLSNVIALLMILIGGVALFNLAVAQYPDVVPPTVQVTTRYPGASAKTVIDTVALPIEQQVNGVEDMLYMQSYSASDGTYTLTVTFKIGTDLNFAQVLVQNRVSSALSQLPASVQNQGVTVQKKSTSILLFVTLTSPDAKYDSLFLSNYATINIRDELSRLPGVGNVTVFGAGQYSMRVWLDPNKLQARGLMPQDVINAIQQQSQQVSAGQVGAPPTPPGQAFQYTLNVNGRLDDTTQFENIIVKTGTSGDVTRVRDVGWVELGAQTYSQIFSLNKQPATGIGVFQSPGANALQVEQAVEKKMVELAKRFPEGIKYDTPFDTTKFVEASVHEVYMTLIEAGLLVLVVILVFLQDWRAMLVPATTVPVTIIGAFAAMAALGFTINMSTLFAIVLAIGIVVDDAIVVVEGAAHNIEQGMNGHDAAIRAMDQLFAPIVGITLVLISVFLPASFLAGLTGRIYSQFALVIAATALLSAINAATLKPTQCALWLRPTVPPEQRNFFYRGFNAVYNRIERGYTRLITFLVRHATASVAFALVLIGIGSYGLSRVPTGFLPIEDQGYLIGAIQLPDGASLERTQTVLDRASEIIKETPGVQQVITIAGISALDSSASLANAGVAYIILKDWDARKGPGEDLRSLVFGLNDKLATIMEARTIVLPPPPIQGIGNAAGFSMQVELRDGNSDFAKLQAITGAMVSNAQSQSALQRVQSSFRSSVPQFNVEIDRIKTQTLHVTTDQVFAALSTYLGSSYVNQFNKFGRVFQVYTQADPAFRVTERDIANMQVRNSNGDMIPIGTVAKITPATGPSLISLYNLYPSSTIIGLPAQGYSSGQSLKLMEEIADKTLPPGTGYEWTAMSYQEKAVSNQIYWVFGLAMLLVYLVLAGQYESWYAPISVILAVPLSLLGPMLILSGLKIDNNLYCQIGLILLIALSAKNAILIVEVGLELHVRDGKPILQSAIEAARARFRPILMTSFAFILGVVPLVLATGAGASARKSIGITVFSGMLASTCLAVLFVPAFFVVVQRFENWRASKKTQKAKAVAEVKP, encoded by the coding sequence ATGATCTCAAAATTCTTCATCGAGCGGCCGGTCCTCTCGAACGTCATCGCGCTCTTGATGATCCTGATCGGCGGCGTCGCACTGTTCAATCTGGCGGTCGCGCAATACCCCGATGTGGTACCGCCGACCGTGCAGGTCACCACGCGCTATCCCGGCGCCAGCGCCAAGACCGTGATCGACACCGTGGCGCTGCCGATCGAGCAGCAGGTCAACGGCGTCGAGGACATGCTCTACATGCAGTCCTACAGCGCCTCGGACGGCACCTACACGCTGACCGTGACCTTCAAGATCGGCACCGACCTCAACTTCGCGCAGGTGCTGGTGCAGAACCGCGTCTCCAGCGCGCTGTCGCAACTGCCGGCCTCGGTGCAGAACCAGGGCGTCACCGTCCAGAAGAAGTCGACCTCGATCCTGCTGTTCGTGACGCTGACCTCGCCGGACGCGAAATATGACAGCCTGTTTTTGAGCAACTACGCCACCATCAACATCCGCGACGAGCTCTCGCGCCTGCCCGGCGTCGGCAACGTCACCGTGTTCGGCGCCGGCCAGTATTCGATGCGGGTCTGGCTCGATCCAAACAAGCTGCAAGCCCGGGGCCTGATGCCGCAGGACGTCATCAACGCGATCCAGCAGCAGAGCCAGCAGGTCTCGGCCGGCCAGGTCGGCGCCCCCCCGACGCCGCCGGGACAGGCGTTCCAATACACGCTCAACGTCAACGGAAGGCTCGACGACACCACCCAGTTCGAGAACATCATCGTCAAGACCGGAACCAGCGGGGACGTCACGCGCGTGCGCGACGTCGGCTGGGTCGAATTGGGTGCGCAGACCTACAGCCAGATCTTCTCGCTGAACAAGCAGCCCGCCACCGGCATCGGCGTATTCCAGTCGCCCGGCGCCAACGCGCTCCAGGTCGAGCAGGCCGTCGAAAAGAAGATGGTGGAGCTCGCCAAGCGCTTCCCGGAAGGCATCAAGTACGACACGCCGTTCGACACCACCAAGTTCGTGGAGGCCTCGGTGCACGAGGTCTACATGACGCTGATCGAGGCCGGCCTTCTGGTGCTGGTCGTGATCCTGGTGTTCCTCCAGGATTGGCGCGCGATGCTGGTGCCGGCCACGACAGTGCCCGTGACCATCATCGGCGCCTTCGCGGCGATGGCGGCGCTCGGCTTCACCATCAACATGTCGACGCTGTTTGCGATCGTGCTCGCGATCGGCATCGTCGTCGACGACGCCATCGTCGTGGTGGAAGGCGCCGCCCACAACATCGAGCAGGGCATGAACGGCCACGACGCCGCGATCAGGGCGATGGACCAGTTGTTCGCGCCGATCGTCGGCATCACGCTGGTGCTGATCTCGGTGTTCTTGCCGGCCTCCTTCCTTGCGGGGCTCACGGGGCGCATCTATTCGCAATTCGCGCTGGTGATCGCCGCGACCGCGCTGCTGTCCGCCATCAACGCCGCGACGCTGAAGCCGACGCAATGCGCGCTCTGGCTGCGGCCGACGGTGCCGCCGGAGCAGCGCAATTTCTTCTACCGCGGCTTCAACGCGGTCTATAACCGGATCGAGCGCGGTTACACGCGGCTGATCACCTTCCTCGTGAGACACGCGACGGCCTCGGTCGCGTTCGCGCTGGTGCTGATCGGGATCGGCAGCTACGGCCTGTCGCGGGTGCCGACCGGCTTCCTGCCGATCGAGGACCAGGGCTATCTGATCGGGGCCATTCAGCTGCCCGACGGCGCCTCGCTGGAGCGGACCCAGACGGTGCTCGACAGGGCGAGCGAGATCATCAAGGAGACGCCCGGCGTCCAGCAGGTCATCACCATTGCCGGCATCTCCGCACTCGACAGCAGCGCCAGCCTCGCCAATGCCGGCGTCGCCTACATCATCCTGAAGGACTGGGACGCGCGCAAAGGGCCCGGCGAGGATTTGCGCTCGCTGGTCTTTGGGCTGAACGACAAGCTCGCGACCATCATGGAAGCCCGCACCATCGTGCTACCGCCGCCGCCGATCCAGGGCATCGGCAACGCCGCCGGCTTCTCGATGCAGGTCGAGCTCCGAGACGGCAACAGCGATTTCGCCAAGCTGCAAGCGATCACCGGAGCGATGGTCTCCAACGCCCAGAGCCAGAGCGCGCTCCAGCGCGTGCAGTCCTCGTTCCGCTCGTCGGTGCCGCAATTCAACGTCGAGATCGACCGCATCAAGACCCAAACCCTGCACGTCACCACCGACCAGGTGTTCGCGGCGCTGTCGACCTATCTCGGCTCGTCCTACGTCAACCAGTTCAACAAGTTCGGTCGCGTATTCCAGGTCTACACCCAGGCCGATCCCGCCTTCCGCGTCACCGAGCGCGACATCGCCAACATGCAGGTGCGCAACTCGAACGGCGACATGATCCCGATTGGCACCGTCGCCAAGATCACGCCGGCCACCGGTCCGTCGCTGATCAGCCTCTACAACCTCTATCCGTCCTCGACCATTATCGGCCTGCCGGCGCAGGGCTATTCATCGGGCCAGTCGCTGAAGCTGATGGAAGAGATCGCCGACAAGACGCTGCCGCCCGGCACCGGCTATGAATGGACCGCGATGTCCTATCAGGAGAAGGCGGTCTCCAACCAGATCTACTGGGTGTTCGGCCTTGCCATGCTCTTGGTCTATCTCGTGCTCGCCGGCCAGTATGAGAGCTGGTACGCGCCGATCTCGGTGATCCTCGCGGTGCCGCTGTCGCTGCTCGGGCCAATGCTGATCCTCTCCGGCCTCAAGATCGACAACAACCTCTATTGCCAGATCGGCCTGATCCTTCTGATCGCGCTGTCGGCCAAGAACGCCATCCTGATCGTCGAGGTCGGCCTCGAGCTGCACGTC
- a CDS encoding efflux RND transporter periplasmic adaptor subunit, which yields MTRANPASPARCHGVWRPVGRALAAATAVIALTGCEDKNTFVAPPPPKVDVATPIQRAVTRYVEATGNTAPVKSVDLVARVQGFLQSIDYQDGSFVKQGTQLFLIEPETYKLKLEQAQAAEVGAQATLKQAEADFKRQVDLVQRQAVSQATLDTSTSTRDNAQASLQQAQVNTRLAEVNYGYTKVSAPFDGIVSAHLVSVGELVGVSSPTQLATIVALDPIWVNFTVNEQDVLRIRAEAARRGLTVADLKQLPVQVGLQTETGYPHEGHLDYVSPTLNTSTGTLAVRGVLPNDKRALLPGYFVRVRVPFDQDKSALLVPDTALGSDQGGRYLLVVNADNTVEQRKVQIGPVDNGLRVIESGLKPDDRVVIAGLLRVIPGQKIDPQATKIEQPQASAK from the coding sequence ATGACGCGCGCGAATCCCGCATCTCCCGCACGATGCCATGGAGTGTGGAGGCCGGTCGGGCGGGCCCTGGCAGCGGCAACCGCCGTGATCGCGCTCACCGGCTGCGAGGACAAGAACACGTTCGTGGCTCCGCCGCCGCCCAAGGTGGACGTGGCAACACCGATCCAGCGCGCAGTGACGCGCTATGTCGAAGCGACCGGCAACACCGCGCCGGTCAAGAGCGTCGATCTCGTCGCGCGCGTGCAGGGTTTTCTGCAATCGATCGACTATCAGGACGGCAGCTTCGTCAAGCAGGGCACCCAGCTGTTCTTGATCGAGCCTGAGACCTACAAGCTCAAGCTCGAGCAGGCGCAGGCCGCCGAGGTCGGTGCGCAGGCCACGCTCAAGCAGGCCGAAGCCGATTTCAAGCGGCAGGTCGATCTGGTGCAGCGCCAGGCGGTCTCGCAGGCCACTCTCGACACCTCGACATCGACCCGCGACAACGCCCAGGCAAGTCTCCAGCAGGCCCAGGTCAATACGAGGCTCGCCGAGGTCAATTACGGGTACACCAAGGTCAGCGCGCCGTTCGACGGCATCGTCAGCGCGCACCTGGTTTCGGTCGGCGAGCTCGTCGGCGTGTCCTCCCCGACCCAGCTCGCAACCATCGTCGCGTTGGATCCGATCTGGGTGAACTTCACGGTCAATGAGCAGGACGTCCTGCGCATCCGCGCCGAAGCGGCCCGCCGCGGGCTGACCGTCGCCGACCTCAAACAGCTGCCGGTCCAGGTGGGCCTGCAGACCGAGACCGGCTATCCGCATGAAGGCCACCTCGATTACGTCTCGCCGACCCTCAACACATCGACGGGCACGCTCGCGGTGCGCGGCGTCTTGCCCAACGACAAGCGGGCGCTGCTGCCCGGCTATTTCGTCCGGGTCCGGGTGCCCTTCGACCAGGACAAGAGCGCCCTCCTCGTTCCCGATACCGCGCTCGGCAGCGACCAGGGCGGCCGCTACCTCCTCGTCGTGAACGCCGACAATACGGTCGAGCAGCGCAAGGTGCAGATCGGCCCCGTCGACAACGGCCTGCGCGTGATCGAAAGCGGCCTGAAGCCTGATGACCGCGTGGTGATCGCAGGTCTGCTGCGGGTGATCCCGGGCCAAAAGATCGACCCGCAGGCAACCAAGATCGAGCAGCCGCAGGCGTCGGCCAAGTGA
- a CDS encoding ABC transporter substrate-binding protein, translating to MPTPFRSVLAGLVLAAAVAMPALADGLKDEIAPTGKLRVAIAISPAGGAFWSTKTDAGYAGVPVDLGKEMAAQLGVPVEYVVHQNSGQITDAASKGTWDVTWLPKDPERETKMLFGPIYEVADATYIVKPGSNITNFAALDQPGVKVAAVNATTTMRGAVSHLKHAKVAGYQTYDEIFGLLKSGEIDAFALSRDQLNKMAQKIPGTRVLDETFKKTVTAVAVPLGHQQSLAFVTKFMNEAVTNGTLRKAYDSNGLKDTPIRTE from the coding sequence ATGCCAACGCCGTTTCGGTCGGTTCTCGCCGGCCTCGTTCTCGCAGCGGCGGTCGCCATGCCCGCGCTAGCTGATGGCCTGAAGGACGAGATCGCGCCGACCGGCAAGCTACGGGTCGCGATCGCGATCAGCCCGGCAGGCGGCGCGTTCTGGTCGACCAAGACCGACGCCGGCTATGCCGGCGTTCCCGTCGACCTCGGCAAGGAGATGGCGGCGCAGCTCGGCGTTCCCGTCGAGTATGTCGTGCACCAGAATTCCGGGCAGATCACCGATGCCGCGTCGAAAGGCACCTGGGACGTCACCTGGCTCCCCAAGGATCCCGAGCGCGAGACCAAGATGCTGTTCGGTCCGATCTACGAGGTCGCGGACGCCACCTATATCGTCAAGCCTGGCTCCAACATCACGAACTTCGCCGCGCTGGACCAACCCGGCGTCAAGGTCGCAGCCGTCAATGCCACCACCACCATGCGCGGCGCGGTCTCGCATCTGAAGCATGCGAAGGTCGCGGGCTATCAGACCTATGACGAGATCTTCGGCCTTCTCAAGAGCGGCGAGATCGACGCCTTCGCGCTGTCGCGCGACCAGCTCAACAAGATGGCGCAGAAGATTCCGGGCACAAGGGTGCTGGACGAGACGTTCAAGAAGACGGTGACCGCCGTCGCCGTCCCGCTCGGCCATCAGCAGTCGCTTGCCTTCGTCACAAAATTCATGAACGAGGCGGTGACGAACGGCACCTTGCGCAAGGCCTATGACAGCAATGGCCTGAAGGACACGCCGATCCGTACCGAGTAG
- a CDS encoding alkaline phosphatase family protein, with product MKTRFLTTVAISAAATAFACAMPVLADDFGRDRDHGHDQGDHHRHPHDIHTETPIKHLVVIFNENRSFDHYFATYPNAANPSGSIRFVPKPHTPKVNNLANANLLVHNPNNNSANGTGATDPFRLDRTQANTKSQNHSYTPEQQAVDNGKDDLFPKFTGRGTTGGVGAFGTNGQVMGYFDGNTVTALWNYAQHFAMSDNNWTDTFGPSTPGMLEVVAGQTNGVQPVIGTTSSIADGQGGLTLTGDTDPGHDVCSSTTSTMLMQGKNIGDLLNAERISWGSFMGGFDLTLKNANGTTGCTRSTFSSNVNGTIVDYTPHHAFFQYHASTANPTHARPSSVHAIGHTNDLNGKVDPANHNYDLEDLYAAIKAGNFPAVSYVKMPAFQDGHAGNSDPLDEQAGNVELINFLQKQPEWRETAVIITYDDSDGWYDHQYVAPKNASYDATADQVNGPGLCGLGANKQPAPKGLAGKPVNGRCGPGTRVPLIVVSPYAKTNYVSHTYTTQASVVRFIEDNWLHGQRLGGGSFDATSGSIMDLFDFAHDHSHDLRADALFLDPTSGTVMTSPSDEHHHH from the coding sequence ATGAAGACCAGATTTCTGACGACGGTCGCGATTTCCGCGGCCGCGACGGCGTTCGCGTGCGCCATGCCGGTCCTTGCGGACGATTTCGGCCGGGACCGCGATCACGGGCATGATCAAGGCGATCATCATCGTCATCCGCATGACATCCACACGGAAACGCCGATCAAGCATCTCGTGGTCATCTTCAACGAGAATCGCTCGTTCGACCATTACTTCGCGACTTATCCGAACGCGGCCAATCCGTCCGGCTCGATCCGGTTCGTGCCAAAGCCACATACACCGAAGGTCAACAACCTCGCCAACGCCAATCTGCTGGTGCACAATCCGAACAACAATTCGGCCAACGGCACCGGCGCGACCGACCCGTTCCGCCTCGATCGCACCCAAGCCAATACGAAGTCGCAGAACCACTCCTACACGCCCGAGCAGCAGGCCGTGGACAACGGCAAGGATGATCTGTTTCCCAAATTCACCGGCCGCGGCACCACAGGCGGCGTCGGTGCGTTCGGCACCAACGGTCAGGTCATGGGCTATTTCGACGGCAACACCGTCACCGCGTTATGGAACTACGCCCAGCACTTCGCCATGAGCGACAACAACTGGACCGACACGTTCGGCCCGTCGACGCCCGGCATGCTCGAGGTGGTCGCCGGACAGACCAACGGCGTGCAGCCGGTTATCGGCACGACGTCGTCGATCGCCGACGGCCAGGGCGGCCTGACGCTGACCGGCGACACCGATCCGGGCCACGATGTCTGCTCGAGCACGACCAGCACGATGCTGATGCAAGGCAAGAACATCGGTGATTTGCTCAATGCCGAACGCATCAGCTGGGGCAGCTTCATGGGCGGCTTCGACCTGACGCTCAAGAATGCCAACGGCACCACCGGTTGTACGCGCAGCACGTTCTCCAGCAACGTCAACGGCACTATCGTCGACTACACCCCCCACCACGCCTTCTTCCAGTATCACGCGTCGACGGCGAACCCGACCCATGCGCGGCCGAGCTCCGTCCATGCGATCGGCCATACCAATGACCTCAACGGCAAGGTCGATCCGGCCAACCACAATTACGACCTCGAAGACCTCTATGCTGCGATCAAGGCCGGCAACTTCCCGGCCGTCTCCTACGTCAAGATGCCGGCCTTCCAGGACGGTCACGCCGGCAACTCCGATCCGCTCGACGAGCAGGCCGGCAATGTCGAGCTGATCAACTTCCTCCAAAAGCAGCCCGAATGGCGCGAGACAGCCGTCATCATCACTTATGACGACTCCGATGGCTGGTACGATCACCAGTACGTTGCGCCGAAGAACGCCTCGTACGATGCGACCGCCGATCAGGTCAACGGCCCCGGCCTGTGCGGCCTCGGTGCCAACAAGCAGCCCGCTCCGAAGGGCCTCGCCGGCAAGCCGGTGAACGGCCGCTGCGGTCCGGGCACCCGCGTTCCCTTGATCGTCGTCTCGCCCTACGCCAAGACCAACTATGTCAGCCACACCTACACGACCCAGGCTTCGGTGGTTCGCTTCATCGAAGACAACTGGCTGCACGGCCAGCGCCTCGGCGGCGGCTCGTTCGACGCCACCTCCGGCTCGATCATGGACCTGTTCGACTTCGCGCATGATCACAGCCATGACCTCCGGGCGGATGCGCTGTTCCTCGATCCGACCTCCGGCACCGTGATGACGAGCCCGTCGGACGAGCACCACCACCACTAG
- a CDS encoding cytochrome-c peroxidase: MNSRTLWLLGAGLLCLAGAVFAAETQGLAQGFAQGLPHRLAEANPAGANPNPVQLRRPPTAPLSSMALLGKEIFYDASLSSSGARSCASCHSPDHAYGPPNDGPVMLGGTTLSRQGARAVPSLTYLDRLPVFSIGPDKGDDDNIIDLAQMAAIGQQAARTTKTAGGTGASANIVPQGGLFWDGRADTLQDQALFPLLDPNEMDGGSAEIVADKLRRAPYMQRFVELFGAGVLKNQRLLIAEAMFAVARYQVEEPSFHPYTSKYDYWLEGKARLSETELRGLQVFNDPDKANCAGCHISAPTRDGLAPLFTDHQYEALGAPRNATLGQNSNLDYFDLGVCGPHRTDIPEQTQYCGMFLTPTLRNTATRHAFFHNGVFNTLEQVLDFYNFRDTNPEKVFPRAADGRVRKYDDLPQKYHANVDVSDPPFDRHPGEKPAMTEQDEADIIAFLKTLTDGYKPDN, encoded by the coding sequence ATGAACAGCCGCACTCTGTGGCTCCTCGGCGCCGGCCTGCTTTGTCTGGCCGGCGCCGTCTTTGCGGCCGAGACGCAAGGACTTGCCCAAGGATTTGCCCAAGGACTTCCCCACAGACTTGCCGAAGCGAATCCGGCGGGCGCAAACCCGAACCCGGTTCAGCTCAGGCGTCCGCCCACGGCTCCGCTGTCGTCAATGGCGCTGCTCGGCAAGGAAATCTTCTACGACGCTTCGCTGTCGTCGTCCGGCGCGCGGTCCTGCGCCTCCTGTCACAGCCCGGACCACGCCTACGGTCCGCCCAACGACGGACCCGTCATGCTCGGCGGCACCACGCTGTCGCGGCAAGGCGCGCGCGCCGTGCCGTCGCTAACCTATCTCGACCGCCTCCCGGTTTTCAGCATCGGCCCCGACAAGGGCGACGACGACAATATCATCGACCTCGCGCAAATGGCGGCCATCGGCCAGCAGGCGGCGCGCACGACGAAGACCGCGGGCGGCACCGGCGCGTCGGCGAACATCGTGCCGCAAGGCGGCTTGTTCTGGGACGGTCGCGCCGACACGTTGCAGGACCAGGCGCTGTTTCCGCTGCTCGATCCCAACGAGATGGATGGCGGCAGCGCCGAGATCGTCGCAGACAAGCTTCGCCGCGCGCCCTACATGCAGCGCTTCGTCGAGCTGTTCGGCGCCGGCGTGCTGAAGAATCAGCGGCTGCTGATCGCGGAGGCGATGTTCGCGGTGGCGCGTTATCAGGTGGAGGAGCCGAGCTTCCATCCCTACACCAGCAAGTACGATTACTGGCTCGAGGGCAAGGCACGGCTGTCCGAGACCGAATTGCGCGGCCTGCAGGTGTTCAACGACCCCGATAAGGCCAATTGCGCGGGATGCCATATCTCGGCGCCGACCCGCGACGGCCTGGCGCCGCTGTTCACCGATCACCAATACGAGGCCCTCGGCGCGCCGCGCAACGCCACGCTCGGTCAAAACAGCAACCTTGACTATTTCGATCTCGGCGTCTGCGGCCCGCATCGCACTGACATTCCCGAGCAGACGCAATATTGCGGCATGTTCCTGACGCCGACGCTGCGCAACACGGCGACGCGCCACGCCTTCTTCCACAACGGCGTCTTCAATACCCTCGAGCAGGTGCTCGATTTCTACAATTTCCGCGACACAAATCCGGAAAAGGTGTTTCCGCGCGCAGCCGACGGCAGGGTGCGGAAATACGACGACCTGCCGCAAAAGTATCATGCCAATGTCGATGTCAGCGATCCCCCCTTCGATCGCCATCCCGGCGAAAAGCCGGCGATGACCGAGCAGGACGAGGCTGACATCATCGCATTCCTGAAGACGCTGACGGACGGCTACAAGCCGGACAATTAG
- a CDS encoding MFS transporter: MSNTAEVVTGATGRTEAAPITPAFRKLVVASSLGSVIEHYDFFIYAFTAPIVFDRFFFPKMDSTASMLAVYATFAVGFVARPLGGMVFGHYGDQLGRKAMLTITFVLMGVASFLIGCLPSYDSIGLLAPIALVALRFVQGFAFGGEYMNAVSLTLENAPSARRGFFASFVNASGPIGVILASGFIALLGFISTPQDFAQWVWRVPFVLSLVLVVLGSYIRLQVDESTLFRAVQAAAARPKAPLLDVARSWKKSVLFGCLANMAHSTFQYMSTVFVLGYAVRTLGMAQSSVTFGTMVANVLEMCMVPLIASYSDRFGRRPFIALGILLAAAWYPIYFQLVATKDPMLLIMGLVVSIGIIHALMFAPEAAFTAELFPTEVRVSGSSLGKQLGIILGGGIAPLVGTALMASSGSFTPVILYFEVIAACAFIGILLAPESAKRAL; encoded by the coding sequence ATGAGCAACACCGCAGAGGTCGTCACCGGGGCGACAGGCCGCACCGAAGCGGCGCCGATCACGCCCGCGTTCCGCAAGCTCGTGGTCGCGTCCTCGCTCGGATCGGTGATCGAACACTATGATTTCTTCATCTACGCCTTCACCGCACCCATCGTGTTCGATCGCTTCTTCTTCCCGAAGATGGATTCGACCGCGAGCATGCTGGCGGTCTACGCGACGTTTGCAGTCGGCTTCGTCGCCCGCCCGCTCGGCGGCATGGTGTTCGGCCATTACGGCGATCAACTCGGCCGCAAGGCGATGCTGACGATCACCTTCGTGCTGATGGGCGTCGCAAGTTTCCTGATCGGGTGCCTGCCGAGCTATGATTCGATCGGGCTGCTGGCGCCGATCGCGCTGGTCGCCTTGCGCTTCGTGCAAGGCTTTGCCTTCGGCGGCGAATACATGAACGCGGTGTCGCTGACGCTGGAGAATGCACCCTCGGCAAGACGCGGCTTCTTCGCATCCTTCGTCAACGCCTCCGGTCCGATCGGCGTGATCCTGGCCTCCGGCTTCATCGCGCTGCTCGGCTTCATCTCGACCCCACAGGATTTTGCACAATGGGTCTGGCGCGTGCCCTTCGTGCTCAGCCTCGTCCTGGTGGTGCTCGGCAGCTACATCCGCCTTCAGGTCGACGAGTCGACCCTGTTCAGGGCGGTGCAGGCCGCGGCGGCGCGGCCGAAGGCACCGCTGCTCGATGTCGCTAGGTCGTGGAAGAAATCCGTGCTGTTCGGTTGCCTCGCCAACATGGCGCACAGCACGTTCCAGTACATGAGCACGGTCTTCGTACTCGGCTATGCCGTCAGGACGCTGGGCATGGCGCAGTCCAGCGTCACCTTCGGCACCATGGTCGCCAACGTGCTGGAGATGTGCATGGTGCCGCTGATCGCGAGCTATTCAGACAGGTTCGGCCGCCGCCCGTTCATCGCACTCGGCATCCTGCTCGCGGCGGCCTGGTATCCGATCTACTTCCAGCTCGTCGCGACCAAGGATCCGATGCTGCTCATCATGGGCCTCGTCGTCTCCATCGGGATCATCCACGCGCTGATGTTCGCGCCGGAAGCGGCCTTCACGGCAGAGCTGTTTCCGACCGAGGTCCGCGTCAGTGGCTCCTCCCTCGGCAAGCAGCTCGGCATCATCCTGGGCGGCGGCATCGCGCCCCTGGTCGGCACCGCCCTGATGGCGTCGAGCGGCAGCTTCACCCCCGTGATCCTCTATTTCGAGGTGATCGCGGCCTGCGCCTTCATCGGCATCCTGCTCGCCCCGGAAAGCGCGAAACGCGCGCTGTAG
- a CDS encoding fumarylacetoacetate hydrolase family protein gives MKLATIAIDGRTTWGIVEGDNFLDVGAVLASRYADLRAAIAGALAGVADAKSKATATPLAGLAWLPVVPNPDKILCIGLNYETHRKETGRAEVEHPTIFSRYSNSQTGHLKPIIRPRVSTDLDFEGELAVIIGKGGRYISRSEAMSFVAGYSCYNDGSIRDFQRHTHQFTPGKNFPDTGAFGPWMMTPDELGELGELKLTTRLNGQVVQQAQIKHMIFDIARQIEYCSTFTRLEPGDVIVSGTPGGVGAKRTPPLWMKPGDIVEVEVEKLAILRNPVADEAQ, from the coding sequence ATGAAACTCGCGACCATTGCGATCGACGGCCGGACGACCTGGGGCATCGTCGAAGGCGACAATTTCCTCGATGTCGGCGCCGTGCTCGCCTCGCGCTATGCCGACCTCAGGGCCGCCATCGCCGGCGCGCTCGCAGGCGTCGCCGATGCCAAGTCCAAGGCGACCGCCACGCCGCTTGCGGGGCTTGCCTGGCTGCCGGTCGTTCCGAATCCGGACAAGATCCTGTGCATCGGCCTGAATTACGAGACACACCGAAAAGAAACCGGCCGCGCCGAGGTCGAGCACCCCACCATCTTCTCGCGCTATTCCAACAGCCAGACCGGGCATCTGAAGCCCATCATCCGCCCGCGCGTCTCGACCGACCTCGATTTCGAGGGCGAGCTCGCGGTCATCATCGGCAAGGGCGGCCGCTACATCTCACGCAGCGAGGCGATGAGCTTTGTCGCCGGCTACTCCTGCTACAACGATGGCAGCATCCGCGATTTCCAGCGTCACACCCACCAGTTCACGCCTGGCAAGAATTTTCCGGATACCGGCGCATTCGGCCCATGGATGATGACACCGGACGAGCTCGGCGAACTGGGCGAGCTCAAGCTCACCACCCGCCTCAACGGGCAGGTCGTGCAGCAAGCGCAGATCAAGCACATGATCTTCGATATCGCGCGCCAGATCGAATATTGCTCGACCTTCACCCGGCTCGAGCCCGGTGACGTCATCGTCAGCGGCACGCCCGGCGGCGTCGGCGCCAAACGCACCCCGCCGCTCTGGATGAAGCCCGGCGACATCGTCGAGGTCGAGGTCGAGAAACTCGCCATCCTGCGCAATCCGGTCGCCGACGAGGCGCAGTGA